The sequence below is a genomic window from Corvus cornix cornix isolate S_Up_H32 chromosome 1, ASM73873v5, whole genome shotgun sequence.
ATTACTGACACATTAATAGATGTTGTGCTGGTAAAAATACAGTACTTCCTGTTAAATGTAGACTGCTACATATTTTGATTCTAACAACAATCTGGTAGGGTTAGGGCAATTTGTGTAGTGTCATCTGGTGTTTGTTTTGGATAGATATTATAGAAAGAGATACTGATTTTCAAGATGTTCAAGCAGATGATTGGGTGAAAACTCCAGCAAACCTTTAAAGCAACAGAAAGCAAGGGCTACTCCTGGTCAGATCTCCTGCTGAGGATACAAATGTTCTTCTATATTCCTGAAACTTCATATAAGCTTTTCCTCTTGCAGGCCTCTGTTTAGAATGAGGCCAAATATTCAGAAGAATCAGTCTGAGCAGGCGTGGCTGAATTGGTCTCTCCCACATCTCTAAGATGTACTGAGAAGTCAGACATTGCCAGGTTTTCAGGATTTGAATCCTGGTCACTTCCTTGAGTGAAAGAAGTGTTACTCCACTAAATTGGTCCCAGAGAGTTGGAAGCTGATGCAGTACTAATGTTGTGTATGAAAACACTATATAGGAATTTTTGCTCTATTAATCCAGTTTTATAGTAACTAACTTGACAAcgacagaaaataaagctttatcAATTGGCATAAGTCAGGTCATTGAAGCTGAAGAAAGCACCCATGCTTGTTGCAGTGCAAAGTTTGGAATACAAGACACGAATGTATGGAAATGAGGACTTCGTATGGAAATTGTGGGGCTGGAGTAGCTTTCACATATTGTGATGGAAATGCTGTATTTCCACGGAACTGTTGTGTTTATGAAAGAGTTGAGATTTTTATTCCAACATAAGGATTCTTTACTCACATATATCTTTCTTaaggaaaatctgttttggtAACAGGGCTTTGATTGGTTGGGGTTATTTGTTCTGTAAAGTCTTTAACAAGTATCATAGACAATGATATATAGGCAACTCCTTCATGCACCTCCCTCAGTTAGAGTACTTTACCCACTTTAGAGCTGCATTTTAAGTGAAAGAAGGACAAGCTGGAGAGAAGATAGAAGAAGATAAGAATGAGGAGAATACCTATAACCAATGAGGATGATTTGGAGACCTGAGTTTGTATTTTCTAGAAAAGACAGGtctaaagaagaaaagtagaagaaaagtGAGGCACCTTCCAGTATATGAGGGAGTGCtataaagaggaaaatggtCAATAGTTCTCCCTGTCTGTTAGGGGAAGGGGTTGAGTAATCAGTTTCAAAGTTAAATACTAAGAAATCTCTCTTGCTAGAAAGACAGTAGACAGTCTGTCTGGGGAGGGAGGTGAAATCCACGATGCTGTTTTTGCAGACATGGTAGACAAATTTGTGAAGAGATAGCGTAGATAAATTATTCCCACATGAGGAAAAGTAGTAGACTAGATGACTGTCTGAAGAACCTAATGCATCCTTTTGATACAAACAGGAGGCTGTGGTCATCCAACAGTTGATGTGGAGACCAAGGATTAGAGATTTCCAAAACCACACATGGTAGAGGAAGAGAGTAAGGACTAGATGATACTGcttgtctccagcagcagccggTTATTAGGTTTGTTGTGCTCCCAGGAGCTAGTGGCTGGATTACTGTTGCGCAGAGAAACAGCTCCAGAAGCAGGAAGACCACCTACTAAGCCTAACTCTACATCTTCATCTGAGCCCAGGGTGTTCTCCCAACTAGGGAAGCACTTGTCATTTTGGTAATAAAAACACAGAGACCATGTGCTGTCTCCAGCAAGATACATCTCCAGCTTTTCCACCACCTCTCAAAGTGTGCATTCTTCTCAATGCAAGGCTTGAGAAGGTTCTCAGAAAGACAAACTAGGCAAAAACACCAAGCTAGTTCTAGGTGATCTTGTCTAAGTGAGACATCAGTAAGATGTTTTGCCAGacaattttctaaattttgctGCAGAAGATTGAGGCAAAAACTAAATCTATATCTGTCTCAGCAAGCCCACCAGTTGTCAAGAATATAAGACAATTATTTTCTATTCCCCATAAGTATGAAAGCACACAGTCTTTGGGTTTCACTCTGCTAGTCATTCCTGTGAAAGAGCACACAGTGAGTTTCCAAAAAAGCTTGGATTCCAGCATCTTAGGCAGTTTTGCTTCAGGTGGAGGCTGTACTGAGCTACTGCTGAGTTACAGTAGCTGTGGTGGATTCATCACCACTGTGTTTCTAGAAATGGTAGTCATTACTGTGCAATGAGCTTTGAGATACTGTGATTTTAAAAGACACTAGAGAAAATCAAATTCTCTGATATCCTTCAGTTATGAGCATTAAGACTTTCAGGAATTGCCTTTGCAGAGAGGGACATCTAGTGGCTGTACAGGAAAAAACCTTactaaatgcattttcaaatgtaCAACGTAGCCATTTGTGAATGGCCTGCAGTGTTCAGCATTCTGTACATATTTTTGCTTCTACTACATCACATGTTTTCTGGTCATTTTTTATCGTTttgacaaacaaaaaaatcaccatttaaAGCCATAACTTCCTAGCTCTATGTAGGTAACGGTAGGTACGGTAACTCTGGCAAATAGAAAACTGCCTCAAGCCATTCTTGATGTACCTCACTGCTGCACTTCCACGTTTTCTATAGCATCTTCCAGGAGTCCACTGcctgctgtttccttctgtCATTGCCTTCTCCTTTGGTACTGTACTTGGAGAGCTTGTCATTGTTATTGTCATGGTAAAACCTACTTTCTTTTGAATGCCCATAGCATAAAAGTCAGCAGGAGGGGTGGGTGAGATTCAGGGAAACACTAATCTAAGCATTCAGTCATGTATTACACAACaaaagttttttcctttcccatccaAGTTGTGCTCCTTCTTACTAGTTGAGGATGAATTCCATGCATGTTTCTGTGAATAGCCTGACAGTTTAATCGGTGCATTTGCATACGAGCAAATGAAGCTTTTTTCAAAGTTGCACAGTAATATGTTTCACCTTTATGCCATGCCAGCTTCAAATTGTATCCCAGGAGGATTTCAAATGTGCATAATCTGTGCAGTTGTCtaggcttttttcctttcttttttttctgccttttttttttttttaaactggcaAATGCCTATTCATTGCCCATCTGGGTAAGAATGGCCTTTGCATTTTCACATCCATTCTTTCCTATATGGTTTGTGAATACCCCTCCAATCAGAACTTGCTTCACAGAAAGGGGACAAAACCATTTTACAGGAGTTTCTCAGAATAAGTCCATTGGGATCTCTACATCATGTTTACTGgacaaaaaaaaggggggtACTTAACAAAGACCACTTGAATTTCACAGAAAGTTTCCCACTGTCTCGAGTTTAAAAGAGTGGCAGGCCTGAGAAGAGCCTGAGACAGGAGTCTTTTTCCTGAGCTGGGCATTCTGTGCAGTGACGAGTAGATGAGTGTGCGTGTGTGCAGCTGGGCCTTGTGAGGAGCTGACACACTTTCTGGCTTGTCCAAGGCTCTAGGAGTCTTTGTCAGAATGTGGCATTTACTTAGACTCAAACCTGCATTGGCCAGTTCGTGTTTTGTGGGGAACGTCACCTTTGGACTTTCAGCTTAGAACAGCATAAAGTAGGAGTCAACCACGAAACTTGGATCTGGACCCGGTTtcctgcagagagggaaaggatcTGCATTGGACAGCAGGTTTTGCTACAGACCAATCTCTGGAATTTGTTAAGACTGCTCTTTATACCGATGTGGCTTGTGTAGTAGTGTTTCTGACACTTATGCAGATTATTTGGTTGCCTGGACTTTGGATAGATATGGTTTACAGTGTTGAATGTCAAGGAAAGTGGCCTAGAAAAATCATCCTCAAAATCTGTATTAgctttttttaaccatttattGTGTGTCTCTTCCAACCACCCTTCTTCTTTTATTCTCAAGGAGTAAATTTCAGTTGCTTCTCAGTGGAAGAAGTGGTAGATGTTCCAACAATGAGAGGATCTTTTTAAGAGCAAACTCTAATAGCAACAAAAAATAATGCCATTGATGAAGTGACTCAGTTGGCTTTCAGACCAGCTCCTACACCACAAGGTGCATCCAAGATCAGTTCCTACAGTAGAGCTATTCACATCACTCTTAGAAATGCACACAAACCTCTTTTCTGTAGCCAGGATCAACCTCAACTGCCTGTTTCATCAAGTTAGCTCAGGACCCAATACACTGTGGCTTGACATATACACAACTCTTGATTCCCACAGCCAGGACCTGAGAAGGGCTGTTGAAACTTAGAGATGAACCTTGCCCTTCCTCCTTTCTATATGTGATTTGTGGGTTAGTGGCAGAATTCACTTTACCAGGAAGTCATCCAGTCTCATGATGCGTATCACACCTTTCTGGAAAGGAGTTGTCCTaaggatgcatttttcagagttCTGCtcacaaaagtaattttatctGCCAAGTTGCATAGTAACAAAGTAGGTTTCTTTTCTCAAATCAAGAGACCTGTCTGTAGCATCTCTGGTATGTGTAGAATATTCCACATTGTGCATGTTCAAGGTAGGATTTTGGGTTATTGGGTTAGACTGCTGCATATTACTTCTTATTATCAAATACCTCATTtgacaaagctgaaaataaagacatGTTTCTGTGAGCATGAGCCCTAGGAGCAAACCAGGTAGTCACTGACACTACTCAAAGATAGATGGACATAAATGGGTAGCTGTACAGTCACTTGCTATAATAAGTCTTGAAAAGAGGTGTCACCTATTTATCAATAACTTTCCCTCCTTCTGTTGCCGCACCAATACAAAGCTTTTGCCAAGGATTCTGACTTTCTGTGTAAATCCATTTTGGATTCTTGTATGATCGGACACGTTGGGCAGGGAAGCATCTGGAAGGGCCTGGAGGCCCCTGGAGAATTAGTCTatcaggaaggaggaggaaatacATCTCTTCTGTACAATATTTTGTGTAATAATAGTTGCAATGCCCTTGAAGGAAAGTCTCCCAGTTTCTAAGATGTTTTTCTAGTCCTGTGGTAAGTCCCATCAGAGAAAGAAGGTTTCCTGGCTAAACTTATGAACAAGACAGATTTATTTCACACTCTCCATGATGGTGTTAGTGATTTCCTCCTTGTTTCTGCTACGTGAGCATCCCTTCAGTGTGCTAATCACACATGGAAATTAATAACCTTCTGGTACAGGTTGGTTTACATCTGTTAACATGAGACTTCTTCAGACAGCTTGGGCCCATTGTGATTTCCAGTTCCTGACCTTTGTGCTTCCCTTTAATCATCAGCTACTTCAGAGAATTAGAATAACCACCAGTGTCCAAGGCGGTTTCTCTTTGAACCACCAGAACAGAGGGTGCTCGAGACGTTGGTAGTGaataaatgggaagaaaaaggcagagcagggaggatgCCACATTTGCCTGCAAATTGCAGTGAGTAGTGTTCTACTGCCTGTGGATGAGATGTAAAGCACTCCTTAGGGCAAAGCAGAGAGACATTGTTGGGCTAAGAGGCCTGGGTATGCCTTCAACTGCTTTCAGTGCTATTTATTTGCTCTGTATATTCGTTAGACAGTGACGATAAGCTAGTTTAATTTACTCACACTTACCAACTTTTACTTTTGGATGCTCACTCATTAACAAGTTATTGTGGCAAGAGTGGTTATATCTTTGGTGGGAATATTCAAGACAAAATGCCTGTAATACTAGTGGTCATTTAGCATTGCTTTGTCTAAGTTTCTAGAAACCAAGGTGATGTATGTACTACaaatgctaaaagaaaaaaaaatattaatagtgttttatttgtttaccAATCAAGGAGCGCAGCTGATTCTTCATAATTAAAAGGTGAAACCACAGTTTCTGCCTGTCACAACCTAAATAGATGAAAACTTGctgaagagcaggaaaggaaatgggaaagcataaaaaccaaagcaagcaAGATGAAGATAGGGAACAGTGGATTGAGAGATtaagaagtttcttttcagtCACTTGTAAAAGTTAATTTTGAAGATTATATTGGTTCTGTATCCAAATTGGTTAGATGCTTTTCTAAACTGTTCTCAATTTAGATTATTCAGCCAAACTAAGACAAAATCTTCCTTGGAGTAAATGTCTgtaattttccagtttctgtaAAGTAAATAACAGCAGGAGAACATTTGTTTTTATATGATGGCATTCTGGTGCAAGTCAGAACTTGGGATATGCTAAAAATGAAGGGGACAGCTCATGTTAActttttgctttgggttttttcagagGACTGTTTGTCACTATTGAGTAGCAAATGTTCTAAACCACAACCCCAGACAAAACTGTGCGTGGGATTTTAGGAACATTTACAGCCTAAATCTTGAACCAGATTTGGATTTTACAAAGTGACTGCCAGTTTTTTTGATACAAGTAACTGTACTGTGAAACACAGGCAATCTAGATTGAAatcatattttcatatataCTCTTTGCATTAACAGCTTAGGGTCATTAAAGTAAGATTCTGATCTCTTCTGGCATAGGTCCAATCCAAATCTTAAAATCCAGCTTTAATCCATGTGCTCAGTGTTTGCAATTGACTGGCTCTAAGCTTTTTAAAGCTAGATAAACTGATAGGGAGTCCAAGGCCCAGGAGTGTGATTGGAATTTAGGCCCAGCTACACCTGTctgcatttggttttgttcaaaaATTCAGGACTTTATCTTCTGGAAATGAGTAGTGAAGTTTAGTTGTAGCCTTACAAAAATGATGTGTTCTTACCGATGTCTCTGTGAGATTTTTGCAGTGCAATTGGTTTTGTTTACACAGTGGACAGTCACCTTTGCCAGTGCTCTCGTGGTGGCCCTGCAGAGGACAAGACTcattctgttctttttgtttgtttttgtcacctgctctgctccaggtaACATCAGTTGCAAGGGGATGACAGAGCGCATTCATAGCATCAACCTTCACAACTTCAGCAATTCTGTGCTCGAGACCCTCAACGAGCAGCGCAACCGTGGCCACTTCTGTGACGTGACGGTCCGCATCCACGGGAGCATGCTGCGCGCCCACCGCTGCGTGCTGGCGGCTGGCAGCCCCTTCTTCCAGgacaagctgctgctgggctaCAGTGACATCGAGATCCCCTCAGTGGTGTCAGTCCAGTCTGTGCAAAAGCTCATTGACTTCATGTACAGCGGGGTGCTGCGGGTCTCACAGTCAGAGGCCCTCCAAATCCTCACAGCCGCCAGCATCCTGCAGATCAAGACTGTGATTGATGAGTGCACAAGGATTGTCTCACAAAATGTGGGAGAGGTCTACCCGGTGATTCAGGATTCTGGCCAAGAGACACCCAGGGGAACACCTGAATCAGGCACCTCGGGGCAGAGCACTGACACAGAGTCTGGCTACCTGCAGAGCCATTCACAGCACAGTGTGGACAGGATCTATTCAGCCCTCTATGCCTGTTCCATGCAAAATGGCAGTGGGGAGCGCTCCTTTTACAGTGGAGCTGTGGTCAGCCACCATGAGACAGCCCTGGGACTCCCCAGGGACCATCACATAGAAGACCCCAGCTGGATTACCCGGATTCATGAACGGTCGCAGCAGATGGAGCGGTACCTCTCCACCACTCCAGAGACCACACACTGCCGGAAGCAACCCCGCCCTGTCCGAATTCAAACCCTGATGGGCAACATCCATATTAAACAGGAGATGGAGGACGACTATGACTACTACGGCCAACAGAGGGTGCAGATTCTTGAGCGCAATGAGTCTGAGGAATGCACTGAGGACACTGACCAAGCAGAAGGCACTGAGAGTGAGCCCAAAGGGGAAAGTTTTGACTCGGGTGTCAGTTCCTCCATTGGCACTGAGCCTGATTCCATGGAGCAGCAGTTTATGGCTGGTCTGGGCCGGGATGGGCAGCAAGAACCCTCTCAAGCAGATCAAAATGACGTCCCTGCTGATGGCACTcagccgcagcagcagcagcaacatgtAGATGCCAACTCTTCCTCACCAGAGAGAAGCAATGACGTTGAAATGGACAGCAAAGTGCTCACAGTCAATAACAGCACCGAAAAGGGGGCTTTGCAGCCTTCTGTCAACACATCTGTTGCCCAACCATTGCCAACCACACAGATCTACTTACGCCAGACAGAAACCCTCACCAGCAATCTGAGGATGCCACTGACTCTGACCAGCAACACTCAGGTCATTGGCACAGCTGGCAACACCTACCTGCCTGCCCTTTTCACCACGCAGTCTGCTGGCAGTGGGCCTAAGCCTTTTCTCTTCAGCCTGCCCCAGCCTTTAGCTGGCCAACAGACACAGTTTGTGACAGTGTCCCAGCCCGGCCTGTCAACCTTTActgcccagctgccagccccacagcccttGGCCCCATCTGCAGGCCACAGCACAGCGGGTGGGCAAGGCGAAAAAAAGCCTTACGAGTGCACTCTCTGTAACAAGACTTTCACCGCCAAACAGAACTACGTCAAGCACATGTTTGTACACACAGGTAAGAGTACTTCCTTCTGGCTTGCATATGGAGCCAGAGAAGGTCCTTTACAACCATGGACTTAGATTCTGTTTGCCAAcctgccagcccccagcacaAACAGGAGGGAGGGCTTATCCAGGGAGCTGGTGTCACGGAACACTTCCTGGGCTCACTGTGCTGAAGTTGAGCCCCTGCAGAAACATACGGATCCCAAACAGGGGCCTAACTACACACGGTGCAGAAACAAGCTCATTTTAGTTGGAGTAAAATGTGTCTTGCATCCATCCAAGGAAATGGTGAGCATTCATTGTACCCTGGAAGCTGACCAGGCAACATTCAGTGGAAGAGTGGAAACTAATAGGTCGTAAGAAAAACTGTATCTACTAAGAAAAGGCATCCCCCTGTAGGTTTTACAGCTATGGGGTGTTAAGCTCAAGTGGTGGTGAGGTTAGGGCAAATTAATTACtggtggagctgcagcagtAGGTCCAGGCCCAGatgttacacacacacacactgtcactgtcacatATTTTCTAGATCTCACATACTACTGTAAGAAAGTAAATCTGAAGTTTTGTCAGAAAGTCTTTGTGTACTTCACTGAAGCTGATTGCTGTAATCCCTTGTCTCTTGGTAAGTCAGAGGTATCACTAGCTGTGAGTACAGAAACATAAAGTtcaatgagaaaatatttaaagaatacGTGTGGAACACAATGGAACACAACATCAGCACCTTTCTGTTTAAAACTGCAGCTGCTTTAGTACATTATGTATGGTCTATTGAGATAACATAGGTAACCATATTTGCCACTGAGCCAAAATGGCCTTTTCTAGCGTTACCAAGTTATGAGGCTTCAAAGCCAGGATATAAATGCATTCTACATGGAAGAATTATCATGGGTTCAGGACTAAGTTTTGCTTGCTTTAGCCCTTGGCTCTTTCTGCTGTTGGAGAGAAATTCTAGTTTAGAGAAAgagtaaatatttctttcaccAAGCAGTGGCTTTGTTAACATCAGatcttaaaataaatgctgggTTTGTGATACATGGAGGAGAACCTGGAAAAATTGCCCTAAGTATGGGAGGAATGTAGGTCATGCCTCTCAGTTGTACACAATAGATTTCAATTCCATGTGCATATATAAACTTTTAACTTCAACTTACCTGTATTTATCACTTAAATGAAAAACTCCTCTAGACATCTAAGGCAGACATGTATGTGTACACATACAAAAAGATCAACTTCTCAGGACTGGTACAAAATGTATAATTGCAAGGATCAAGCGTCCTGAATCCCAAGATTACCTTTACGTCTGTTTATATTCTCCATCTTTCTGTTGTGGATGAGTAGCTAAAATACTACACAGATAGTGTCGTTATTCAGAAGAATATCCCCTTCAGAACACAGTCAAATATATCTGCTTGCATCCTTGTTCTAAAAGCTAGAAAGGCTTTTTTACAAATAGCTTCACTGAGATTAGATACTTTatttcccccacccccagcttGGTATTTATTTCCCCCACCACTGCACTAGGTTATTTGGAGTCAGATAAAGAATAGTGCTGGAAGACCTGTTCTAAAACATTCTTAGCTTCTACAGGTAATACCAACCGAGGAAATTGATAGGCATCTCCAATcatgaattaatattttattgatgTGGGTCTGAGAATGCCCAAAATAATGAACTGTGGTGGCAAGGAAAATTTTGGGTAGATAAATCATTTCAAAATCCATTTAGGAGCTAAGTGGCTCCTCGAATGTCTGGGAGACTAATTTCGCCTTAACCAACAGAGAGCTAGGCTTCAGAAACCCCTCCTGAAAATAATCTTTATGTGTGCAGCCTCAGAGAAAGTCTGTCTGCTACCTTGTCTAGTGATGGACAGGATCATTACAAAAATAGAGGGGAGACAGCTGTTCCCACTGTCAGGGTGACTTTCCTTAGCCCTGTTAAAAGAAGCCAGGCAAAGTGGCTCTGGAAAAGATCCACAGAAAAATGGAGAGGTTTGGGAGATGCAAATGTTTGCATTAATCTTTTTGTTTGGAGCGCTCACAAGAGAAGTCATGGAAGAGTGTAATCATAAACCAGAATTCAGTAACTTAAAGGCCTCTATATCTCTGTATGTTTTTATGTTTCCAAAAACTACAGTCTGATGTAGCTTTCCATGTGACAGAAACAgacctctttttcttctttcacatgGGTGCAAACATACAAGTGattcatatttttccatgttcCCTGTAGACTCACTTAAATATATCCCACAATGTAATGGAAATACAGTGCTAGGATGCATGCAGTGTCTGCACTTTATAAGGCACTATTGCCTTTTCCTACACATCACACTGTGATAAATACTGGATTAAAGGATGCAAAAGATGTGCCAGGGGGATCATGTCAGGGCACCAACGTTGCTGCCTCCACACCTTTCTAGTCTGGGCTACTCATGGTGACTGGATGAGGGGAAGttgtatgaggagtggctgaggttaCTTGCCTTGTTCAGTCTAGCAGATTTAGGGGAGACCTCGTTGTGACctacagcttcctcacaggGGGAAGTGCAGGGGCAGgaactgatctcttctctgttgTCCAGTGATAGGACATGAGGGAATGGCATGAACCTGTCTCAGGGTAGATTTAGGTTAGGTATTcagaaaaggttcttcaccctTTGGTTGGGGTTGTTGGgtgctggaacaggttccccagggaagtggtcacagcaccaaacctgacagagttgGAGAAGCTCTTGGAtaacgctctcaggcacatggtgtgattcttggggtgctgctgtgcaggaccaggagatggtctttgatgatccttgtgagtcccttccaactcaggattctatgattccatgaccTCAGTGTCAGCACCAAGCATCCATTATGGTTAGGGTTCAAAGAGCTGCAGAGCCTACATCTCCAGAAACACAGGGGCTGGAAAAGGGGACCATGACCAGGGCACTGACATTGCTGCTTCTCCCATCCAACTCAGGATATgctatggttctatgattctagtAATCCCATGTTGCTGTCTAATACCAGccaaatacaaaatacagaagcaaAAGGAATTACGTGCACATTTAATTCACTGAGCAAAGTTTTCTCTGACTTGAAGAATCATGGGAATAAAGAATCTACAGTGCTCACTTAAGAAGCACAAAAATTTgcatacaaaaaagaaaaactaaagtTTTGTGATTCTTTGGGGAGGAGAAATCCCAGGAAGGCTTTGAAGCTAAGATTAAAAAGCCACAACGCAGTGTATCTTAGAAACTATGCAGGCAAAAATTAAGGTGTTTTTATAGCATAATCTTAACAGGGTCTAGAGTGGAGGAGACCAAT
It includes:
- the ZBTB20 gene encoding zinc finger and BTB domain-containing protein 20 → MTERIHSINLHNFSNSVLETLNEQRNRGHFCDVTVRIHGSMLRAHRCVLAAGSPFFQDKLLLGYSDIEIPSVVSVQSVQKLIDFMYSGVLRVSQSEALQILTAASILQIKTVIDECTRIVSQNVGEVYPVIQDSGQETPRGTPESGTSGQSTDTESGYLQSHSQHSVDRIYSALYACSMQNGSGERSFYSGAVVSHHETALGLPRDHHIEDPSWITRIHERSQQMERYLSTTPETTHCRKQPRPVRIQTLMGNIHIKQEMEDDYDYYGQQRVQILERNESEECTEDTDQAEGTESEPKGESFDSGVSSSIGTEPDSMEQQFMAGLGRDGQQEPSQADQNDVPADGTQPQQQQQHVDANSSSPERSNDVEMDSKVLTVNNSTEKGALQPSVNTSVAQPLPTTQIYLRQTETLTSNLRMPLTLTSNTQVIGTAGNTYLPALFTTQSAGSGPKPFLFSLPQPLAGQQTQFVTVSQPGLSTFTAQLPAPQPLAPSAGHSTAGGQGEKKPYECTLCNKTFTAKQNYVKHMFVHTGEKPHQCSICWRSFSLKDYLIKHMVTHTGVRAYQCSICNKRFTQKSSLNVHMRLHRGEKSYECYICKKKFSHKTLLERHVALHSATNGTPGATGTGARAVPAGVVACTEGTTYVCSVCPAKFDQIEHFNDHMRMHVSDG